The Sagittula stellata E-37 sequence CCGCGCTTTATACCAACAGCGTGCAGAACGTGTCCTTCCGCCTGAACGACATCGACGCCGGGACCATGGGCGACAAGTCTGACGAGGCTGGCTCCTTCGAGGACATCGTGACCGTCACCGCCTTCGATATGGCGGGGAACCCCGTTCCGGTGACGATCACTCCGTCGGGCACGGCGGCGGTCTCCGGCTCCACCGTCGACGGTGAAACACGTTCCGACGACTTCGAGTCGCCGGAGGCGTCCGCGCTCGTCGAAATCGAAGGCCCGATCAGCCAGATCGTGATCGAGTATGCGAACGGCGGCGTGTCCGACCAGCGCGTGCTGATCTCCGACATCGAGTTCTCGACCGTGGACGTGGACGGCAACCTGCCGCCAGACGCCGTCGATGACAGCATCACAACGGGTGTCGACACACCGGTCACCTTCGACCCGACCGACAACGACACCGATCCGGATGGCGACCCGATCGTCTGCACCACCGTCGGCATTCCGCCGACCGGCACCGCCACCCTGAACCCCGACGGCACAGTGACGTACACGCCCGAACCGGGTTTCGAAGGCACCGTGACGTTCGACTACACCGCGGACGACGGCAACGGTGGGACCGACACCGGGACCATCACCGTGACCGTGGGCAACCCGGGCAACCAGCCCCCGGTCGCCACCGACGACGATGCCGTCACGGCCGAAGACCAGCCGGTCACGATCGACGTGCTTTCCAACGACACCGATCCGGAAGACGACACGATCACGATCACGGAAGTCGGCACGCCTGCCAACGGCACGGCGGTCATCGATCCCACGACTGGCGGCATCATCTACACGCCGAACGACGGGTTCCTCGGAATCGATACCTTCACCTACACGGTGACGGACGGCACGCCCGGCAACACCTCGACCGCCACGGTTAGCGTCGGTGTCACCCCCGACACCGCACCGCCGGCCAACATCCCGCCGGTGGCGATGGACGACATCGTCTCGACCGACCCGGCCACGCCGATCGTGATCGAGCCGCTGGCCAACGACACCGATGCAGATGTGGGCGACGTGCTGACCGTGACCTCCGTCGGGACGCCTGCCAACGGCACCGCGACGCTGGACCCGACCACCGGTGAAGTGACCTATACACCCAATGCCGGGTTCATCGGTGTGGAACGCATTCCCTACACCATCGACGATGGCAACGGTGGCACCGACTCGGCCGAGATGATCGTGGGTGTCGGCATCGACATTTCCGAAGGCCGCATCGACACCGACGTGTTCCCGGTTCCGCCGGCGCTGCAGCCCTTCGACCCGCTGAACGGCTTCGACCAGGATCCGGATCCGTCCGACGACCTCGACTCCGAGACCGGCACCTCGGGTGCGGACTTGATCTCGACCGGGGATGACGACGACACCATCGTTGCGGGCGGCGGTGCGGATACCGTGCTTCCGGGCATCGACGACGACCTCGTCGATCTCGGCGGCGGCAACGATTACTTGTTCGACGTGCAGGGCGCCGACACGATCTCCGGCGGCCAGGGCAACGACACGATCATCGCAGGTATCGACACCTTCTCCGATTACGAGAACGACGATCCGGCCTTTGCACCGGGCAGCCCGCTGCGCGATGTGTTCGGCTTCACCAGCGACCCGAACCAGGAAGACGGCCGTGACTCTGTCGACGGTGAAGGCGGCGACGACTACATCGAAACCGGCGACGACCGCGACACCATCACGGGCGGCGGCGGCAACGACACCATCGACGGCGGCATCGACGATGACCTGATCCGTGGCAACCAGGGCGACGACTCGCTGATTGGTGGTCACGGCTCCGACACCATCGATGGCGGTCAGGGCAACGATTACATCGACGGCTCCAACATCGCCTCGCTTGAACTGACCGATGATATCGACGTCAACACCGAGAACGACCGTGACCTGCTGCAAGGCTTCCTTGGCAACGACACGATCTACGGTGGCGATGACGACGACACGCTGCAGGGCGGTTCGGGCGACGATTACCTCGACGGTGGCATCGACGACGACGAGATCTCCGGCGGCAGGGACAACGACACGCTGATCGGCGGCCAAGGCAACGACACGCTGAACGGCGGCGCGGGGATGGACGACATCCAGGGTGGGTCCGACCGCGACGTGATCTTTGTCGACAGCGCGGCGCATGGTATCGGCGACACCGTGGACGGTGGCTCCGGCGGCTTCGTCGATGTGGCCGACCCGGAAGATGCACCGAACCAGGACTACGATATCCTGAACCTGTCCGGTGTCGGCCGGCAGGACATCGACTGGCGCCTGACCAATGTGACGACGGACTCCAACGGCAACGGCATCGACGGTACGGTCGAGTTCCTCGACGGTTCCGGCGCCGTGACCGGCACCATGGACTTCTTCGAGATCGAGGAAGTCGTGCCCTGCTTCACCCCCGGCACGCTGATCGCCACCCCGCGCGGCGAACGGCTGGTCGAGGACCTGAAGGTCGGCGACCGGGTCATCACCCGGGACAACGGCATCCAGGAAATCATGTGGGTCGGTCGCAAGGACCTGACCGGCCACGACCTGGCGCGCAAGCCGCACCTGAGTCCGGTGCTGATCAAGCAAGGGGCTCTGGGCAACAACCTGCCCGAGCATGACACGCTGGTGTCTCCGAACCACCGTGTGCTGGTGGCAAACGACAAGACCGCCCTCTACTTCGAAGAGCGTGAAGTCCTTGTCGCCGCCAAGCACCTGCTGGGTCTGGATGGCGTCGAAGAGGTGGAAGTGGGCTCTGTTTCCTACATCCACATCATGTTCGAGCAGCATGAGGTCGTGCTTTCGAACGGCGCATGGACCGAGAGCTTCCAGCCCGGCGACTACAGCCTTGCCGGTATCGGCAACGCGCAGCGTCAGGAAATCCTGGAACTGTTCCCGGAACTGGCCGAAGCGGACGGCATCAAGGCCTACGCCTCTGCCCGCCGCTCGCTGAAAAAGCACGAGGCCGCGCTGCTGACACGCTGAACGACATATGCAGCCATCACT is a genomic window containing:
- a CDS encoding Ig-like domain-containing protein, producing MADLVLDWGLLGAYGTELTDTDFLGGGVSATVDTGGVAVDITYDGLVPGAQAFTFNAPAYVADGEDFDPQSHLKLFGDAAGQPQETSTTTLDFRSTESALYTNSVQNVSFRLNDIDAGTMGDKSDEAGSFEDIVTVTAFDMAGNPVPVTITPSGTAAVSGSTVDGETRSDDFESPEASALVEIEGPISQIVIEYANGGVSDQRVLISDIEFSTVDVDGNLPPDAVDDSITTGVDTPVTFDPTDNDTDPDGDPIVCTTVGIPPTGTATLNPDGTVTYTPEPGFEGTVTFDYTADDGNGGTDTGTITVTVGNPGNQPPVATDDDAVTAEDQPVTIDVLSNDTDPEDDTITITEVGTPANGTAVIDPTTGGIIYTPNDGFLGIDTFTYTVTDGTPGNTSTATVSVGVTPDTAPPANIPPVAMDDIVSTDPATPIVIEPLANDTDADVGDVLTVTSVGTPANGTATLDPTTGEVTYTPNAGFIGVERIPYTIDDGNGGTDSAEMIVGVGIDISEGRIDTDVFPVPPALQPFDPLNGFDQDPDPSDDLDSETGTSGADLISTGDDDDTIVAGGGADTVLPGIDDDLVDLGGGNDYLFDVQGADTISGGQGNDTIIAGIDTFSDYENDDPAFAPGSPLRDVFGFTSDPNQEDGRDSVDGEGGDDYIETGDDRDTITGGGGNDTIDGGIDDDLIRGNQGDDSLIGGHGSDTIDGGQGNDYIDGSNIASLELTDDIDVNTENDRDLLQGFLGNDTIYGGDDDDTLQGGSGDDYLDGGIDDDEISGGRDNDTLIGGQGNDTLNGGAGMDDIQGGSDRDVIFVDSAAHGIGDTVDGGSGGFVDVADPEDAPNQDYDILNLSGVGRQDIDWRLTNVTTDSNGNGIDGTVEFLDGSGAVTGTMDFFEIEEVVPCFTPGTLIATPRGERLVEDLKVGDRVITRDNGIQEIMWVGRKDLTGHDLARKPHLSPVLIKQGALGNNLPEHDTLVSPNHRVLVANDKTALYFEEREVLVAAKHLLGLDGVEEVEVGSVSYIHIMFEQHEVVLSNGAWTESFQPGDYSLAGIGNAQRQEILELFPELAEADGIKAYASARRSLKKHEAALLTR